The stretch of DNA GAGCCGGTGGAGCGAGATACGCTGTATCGGCCGGTGACGCGGACGGAGACTTCGGTTACGGTGGCGGTATAGCGAGTTGCGACTCGCAAATTGCAAGTCAAGCAAAAAACTCCGCGATACACCCGAAAACTCGCGGTCGCAATCCATTCCGGGACTGCACCATTCCCGCTCCAGCACGTTTGATGCCGCAAATCGGCGCATACAACGCTTGACTATCTGCTTGCTTCTAGACAGGCAGGTGTAAAATTCTGTCAGTAATAGCTGTGGGCTCACAGGCGCTCAAGCCTGTGGACGAGGCTCAGTATGAATGTCCACATCAGCTACAAGGTTTCCAAAACTCCCGACCTGGAACGAGAATTCAACCAGCAAATCCAAAAAGCGGGGAAGCGGCTGCAGGTCTTCCGCTCGGACCTGGTGCATCTGCACGCAATCATTGAAGAAAACAAGGCACGCGAGGGGGTGTTGGTGGCGCTGAACCTGCGGCTGCCCTCCGGACAGTTGGCGGCAAAGGAGAGCGGACCGACGCCCACGGCGGCGATCAAGGCCACCTTCGAACAGTTGGTGGAGCAGCTCACCAAGCACAAGGACATGCTGCGCAATCAACACAAATGGGCGCGGCGACGGCGGGTGGGAAGATTGCGCGCGCGGTCGCAGGTGCCGTTCGAGCAGACGCTTGCCGTGGTGCAGCCGGCCATCATCTCCGGCGAGGACATCTCGACCTACATCAACGCGAACCTGGAGCGGCTGTACCGCTTCGTGGAACGCGAGCTGCGCTACCGCGAGAGCGTCGGGCAACTACGGCGCGACCAGGTCAGCCCGGAAGAGGTCGTGGACGAAGCGGTGGCCAACGCACTGGACAACGGGCAGGAAAAGCCGGAGCTGGTGAGCCTGGAGCCGTGGCTGTACCGGCTGGCGATCCGCGCTATTGACATGGTTGCGGGGCGGAACGGCGAAGGAGTGCCTTCCGTTCCGCTGGACGGCGCTTATCGCGAGACCAATATCTACGACGCGGACGAGTTGCAGATGCAGTTCCATCAGCCCGACGAGGCGGTGAGCAATCGCGATTTCATCGCCGACGCCAAGGCCGCGACCCCGGAGGCGACCGCCGCCAGCGACGAGATGGTCAACCAGGTGGAGTTGGCGTTGCTGAGCGCCATGTCGCAGGACCGGGAAGCTTTTCTCCTCTATGCGATCGAAGGATTCACACCCGACGAGATCGCCCTGATCACCAGTCGGCCGGTGGAGCAGGTGCGCGTCTCCATTGCCCATGCGCGCGAACACTTGCGCATGAGCCTGGTTGTCCCCGATGAATCTAAGAACAAGTTTCTCCAGCAATCGAAAATCGCTTAAATACGCCATTCTTGGCACTTGGGAGTAGTGCATGATCACGCGTGAAAACATCCGTGAGCTATCAGGTTTTGAGTCCCAGGAAGGATGTGCCCTGAGTTTCTACTATCAACCGTCCACTCCCAAAGACAAATCCCACCGCGAGGAACTGATCGTGGTGAAGGACCTGGTGCGGCACGCTCTCCGTGAAGCCGAAAAGAACGGCAAAAACGGCGGCGCGCGCCAGGACCTGGAGAAAATCCTCAACATGGCCGAGCACCTGCACGGAAACGGCGGACGCGCCAAGGTGGTGTTTGCCTCCAGCAGGGACAATTTCTGGCGGGAATACGATTTGCCGCCGCAGTTGAGCGAGACGCGCGTGTTTGTCGACCGGAGGTTTCACCTGCGACCGCTGACCGCGATTGCCGACGTGCTGCCGCGGTTGCTGATCGTGGTGGCAGACAAGAGCAAGGCGAGCTTTTTCGAGCTATGGATGGACGAAATCCACGAGCGCGAAAAGCTAACCAATGAGCTGCCGCGGCGCGGGCGCAGCGATGGCTTCGCCGGGTACGACGCGGGGCACACCGAGCGCCACGTCGAGCACGAGGCGATGCACTGGTACAAGCGCCTGGCCGAAAGGATGAGGGAATTCCAGGAGAGCGGCTACGATCGTTTTCTGGTCGGTTGCCGCGACGAGACCTGGCCGGAGTTCGATCCGTACCTGCACCCGTACGTGCGGCAGCGCTTCGTGGGGCGATTTGCTATCGACCCTGCCGGCGCCACGATCGGGCAGGTGCGGGAAGCGGGCGAGGCGCTGTACAACGAGTTCCGCGCCAATCGCCGCGCCGGCCTGGTGCGGGAAGCCGTGGGCGGAGCGCAGCGCAACGGACGCGGCGCCGTCGGACTGCGCCGCGTGCTGCAAGCGCTGGAAACCGGGGAGGTGCAGACCTTATTGCTGGCGCGCACGTTTGCCGCGCCGGCGGTGCAGTGCGGCAATTGCGGCCACATTGACAGCCATAGCGTGAAGGAGTGCGCCGTGTGCGGGCGCGGGACGGTCGAACTGGAGGATGTATCCGACGCGCTGATCAGGATTGCGATGCGCAAGGGGATTGAGATCATCCACATTCCCGATCATCCCGACCTGGTCGCGGCGGGCGGTGTAGCCGCCGTCTTGCGCTTCCGCGCCGATCAGAACACAGAAGGGAAGAAAGCCGGGTAGCGATCAGTTGTTTTAGCCCTCGGTTTATGCGGTGATGGGTCAGTTTCATTGACCCGCTACCGTTTTTGCCGAGGGCTTTTATTATGTGCCGTAATGTGTCGTGTAAGACTGAGATCAGCCTGATTTTGAGTTTGGAAGCAACCAGCACAACGGGAACGCGGGGTAGAATAAAGCCATGAGTCCAGAAATTTCCGATCTGCTGAGACGGGCGCTCGCACTCCCTGTTGACGAGCGCGCTGCATTGGCCCATACCCTGCTGGACAGTCTTGAAGTCACGGATGAGTCTGTGCAACAGGCTTGGGATGACGAAGTCGCTCGCAGAATCGGAGACCTGAAAGCGGGCAAAGCTGTGACTGTCCCTTGGGAGCAATTGCATCGCGAGCTCTTGGCCATGGTGAATGAGCGCTAAGCGGGTTGAGTACCACCAGGGTGCAATCGCCGATGTTAAGAGTGCAGTGGCGTGGTACCAGAAGCGCAGCCCCAAGGCGGCCTTGGACTTCGTCGAGGAACTGCATCGAGCCGCCGAAACAATCGGTGAAGCCCCGGAACGCTGGCCGGTCGGACGGAACAATACCAGGCGGTTCCTGCTCTGGCGATTCCCATTCGTCATCATCTATTCCGAACAACGGTCCGTAGTCACCATTCTGGGCCGTTGCCCACAGCAGCAGACGACCAGAGTACTGGGGGGATCGCCTTTAATCGTTTGTCCTCCGTGTCTCTGTGCCTCAGTGTTGAACTTGGCCGACAGCCGATGGCTGATCGCTGACAGCTTTGCTATCCTGTCCCGTTTCGACTCCAACTCCGGAGCACCCCATGGCTATCGATCGTCGCACTTTCCTTACCGCCGCCACGCTTGCCTCGCTCGGCCTTACGCTGGAAGCGCAAGAAGTCAAGCAGAAAGGCGGCCGCGCCGCCGAAGCGAAGAGGGACGCACCCGCGGTTGGCGGTCCGCCCAGCAAGCCGGTGATGGTCTCCAGCCGTAATGGGTGGAACGGCATGGACAAGGGCTACCAGATGCTGCTCCAGGGTGGCGACACGCTGGATGCGGTGATCGCTGTCGGCAAAACCCAGGAGGACGATCCCAACGACGATTCAGTTGGGCTCGGTGGTTTGCCCAACGAGGAAGGCGTGGTCGAACTCGACTCTTGCTGCATGCATGGACCGACGCGGCGCGCCGGGTCGGTGGGCGGCGTTCGTTGGACGAAAAATGCGTCGCTGCTGGCGCAGGCGGTGATGCAACACACCGCGCACGTGATGCTGGTGGGCGAAGGCGCCGACCGCTTTGCCCACGCCATGGGCTTTCCCAAGGACGAGCTGCTTACCGAGCGCTCGCGCAAGGCATGGTTGCTGTGGAAGGAGAGCCATCGCGACAGTTGGTGGGGTCCGGGGTTGTCGGATCCGAACTACAAGGTTCCATCCGATGTGCAACCGCCTCCGCCCGCCAGCGCCGAGTGGTGGGAGAAGAAAAGAAGGGAGCTGGAGGAACTGGCAGCCGACCTCGCGATCCCGCTGGAGTGGCGCGGACACTGCATCGATCGCGTGCTTTTCCCGACGCACGGCACGATTCATTGTTCCGCGGTCACGCCCAAGGGCGAGATGTCAGGCATGACGACGACCTGCGGGCTGGCGTGGAAGATTCCCGGGCGCTGCGGCGATTCGCCGATCATCGGCGCGGGCAGCTACACCGATCAGGACGTGGGCTCGGCGGGGGCGACCGGCAGCGGGGAAGAAAACATCCGGGTGGCGGGCGCGCACACCATCGTGGAAAACATGCGGCACGGCATGGCGCCGCGAGAGGCTGGGCTGGAGACGCTGAAACGCATCGCCCGCAATTACCAGCACAATCCCGCCAAGCTGCGGTACGTGGACATGCAGTACTACATCCTCAGAAAAGACGGCGCCTACGCCGGCGTCAGCCTCTGGAGCCATACGGCCTCCGACAAGCGGCGGCAATTCTTGGTGCACGATGGAAGCAAGCGCCTGGAAGACATGCCGTACCTGTTCGCGGGACGTCCGCTGTCGTTTCCGCCGCAAGCGCGCGAGCCCTTCCAGCGGCCGAACTATGGGCCGAGTCAGCCAGAGAAAAAATAAGGGTTCAATGATCCGACGACGCGCCATTCTCCTGCTGATCCTGATTTGCCTTGGGATCAGCTCCGCACTTGCCCAGGTGGGCACGGCTCCGCGGTCGTATAAACAACTCCCCGCCGCACCGCACGCAACCGTCCGCGACGCCACCTTCCAAAGTGCCTCGCTGGGGCGGGAGATGAAGTACCGGATACTCCTCCCCGCAGGCTACGAACGCAGCGCGCGCCGCTATCCCGTTCTTTACCTGCTGCACGGGTTGGCCGGCAGCTATCTCGACTGGGACACCAAGACCCATCTCGAGGAATTTGCGGCGCCGCTGCAGTTGATCATCGTCATGCCCGACGCCGGCGACTCCTGGTACACGAATTCGGCCGCCAACCCGCAGGACCGCTTCGAGGATTACATTTTCAAGGACCTGATTCGAGAAATTGACAAGACCTACCGCACCATCGCCGCACGCCATGCCCGCGCTATCGGCGGGCTCTCCATGGGCGGCTACGGCGCCTTGAAGTTTGCCCTCAAGTATCCCGACCTGTTCGTCTTCGCCGGCAGCTTCAGCGGCGCGCAGACCGTGGCCCACGATCCCGACTTCAAGATTCCGTTCGGCGAGAAGTACAACCAGCAGGTGCGGGAAATCTATGGCGCCTCCGGCAGTCCAACGCGTGCTGCGAACGACGTCTACGCCCTGGCGGAGAAAGCGAACCCAGCCGCACTGCCGTATTTCTGGATTGCCTGCGGAACAGCCGATGGCCTGCTCGACAGCAATCGGGATTTCGTTGCGCTTCTGCAACGGCGCAAGATCGCATACACGTATGAAGAAGCGCCCGGCGGCCACAGTTGGGCATTCTGGGACGAGGAACTTCCGGCCATGTTCCGCGAGTTGTCGCGCCACATGGAACTTGGCCCGGCCCGGCCCGTCCTGCCGCCCATCATGCCAGTCATCCAAAAGCCGTCGCCGCCGCGCCGGCCGTAAACTGCGCTTGGTTGAACTCCGTAGTTTGCCCGCAAGAATCGGATGGCGGCGTAGGGCGCGCGCGTACTCTTTTTCGCGGGTGATTGTCTCGACGACTCCAGCTTCTTCCAACCGAGGGTTCGTGCGTGTACTGTGTCATGCGTGCGTGGCGCTCGCCGGAGGAGCACCTAATGAATCGTCGCGAATTCGTTCAGCAAGTAGGACGCGTGTCACTTGGAGCGATGGCTGCTGGGCTCAGCACAGCCCCTGTCTGCGGTGGAGTCGGCTCGGGATCGTCCTCGAACAAACCTGCAGGCCCCGCAGTCTCAGTATGCACTCCGACGATTGCCCCGCCGCAGAGTCTGCTTACCTGCCGCAATTGGATCTCTTTTTCGCCACCGAGTCCCTTCAATCCAAACCAAAATGTCTTTCCGACCGACAATCAGTTGATTACTGCACTTACCCAGCTTTCTCAGGAAGGATGGCGCGGACTGGTCACGTATTCGCTCGACGGGACATTAGCAGACGTTCCGAGAATCGCGAAGCAAGCTGGATTTGCACAGGTAATCGCCGGGCTGTTTTGGTTTGATGCCGCCCAACTAAGCCGGGAGAAGGCTGCGGCGATGACAGCCCTTCAATACATTGACGCATTCGTGTTGGGGAACGAGGGTCTGAATGCACAACCAATACCACGCTATACGCGCCAGGAATTGAACGACGAACTTGCAGCGTTGCAGGCAAGTACAGGCCGTCCAGTGACTACGAGCGAGCCATTCGGGCAATATCAGTCGGACCATACCTTGCTAAACCTGGGAGATTGGGCTTTTCCAAATATCCATCCGTGGTTTGCGGGGATTCGTGTAATTCCAGATGCGGTGTCGCTTGTCCGAACTTCGTATGAAACCCTGCAAGCCTGGGCGCCGGGGAGAACAATCGTGGTCAAAGAGTCGTGGTGGCCAACTGCCGGCGATCCTGCCGCAACGGAGTCGAATCAGGTCGAGTTCTTTAAGCAATTGGCCGCCAGCAGCGTGAAATTCGTGTGGGGTGAAGCATACGACCAGTTCTGGAAGACGGAACCGGACGGGCAGGGGCCGAATTGGGGATTTCACAAGTCTGATGCCACGCCAAAAACGATTGTTTCGGCGTTGCAGGGGGTATATACCGGCGCTTACTTGCGCAGCCGACTGGTTCAGGTGACGAGCGACTGACGGAGTCCGCGCTTTACGGAGTCCACGCTTCACGTAGTTTGCCCGCAAGAAACGGATAGCGGCGTCTTTTATGCCCGCGTAATCTTTGTCTATGGTGATCGTCATGGATAAGATGCCTAGCCACATTGGTCCGCAGGAATTCTGGCAGGCGGTGCTGCACCGCGACCGCCGCTTCCAGCACCTGTTCGTGTATGCGGTGCGCTCCACCGGGGTGTACTGCCGCCCGACCTGCGCCTCGCGCCGCCCGCGCCGCGAACAGGTCAGCTTTTTCCCCGGGCCTGAGGCCGCAGAGCGCGCCGGGTTCCGCGCCTGCCGCCGCTGCCGCCCGCACGAGAACCGGTTCCGCGACCCGCAGGCGGACCTGGTGCAGCACATCTGCCGCTACATTGACGCGCACCTCGAAGAGCCGGTGAATCTGAGCGCGCTGAGCCGCGAAGCTGGGCTGAGCGCGTTCCACCTGCAGCGCACATTCAAGCGCGTGTTGGGGGTGTCGCCGTTGCAGTATGCGCGGGTGCGCCGCCTGTTGAGCTTGAAATCGCGGCTGAAGAGTGGCGACGACGTGACCTCCGCCATGTACGCCGCCGGGTACGGATCCAGCAGCCGGCTGTACGAACACGCGGCGGAACAACTGGGCATGACGCCCGGCGCCTATCGCAGCGGCGGCGCGGGAACCGAGATCCGCTACGCGATTGCGGGTTCATCGGTCGGGCGCGTGCTGGTGGCGGCTACCGAGCGCGGCGTCTGCGCCGTCCGGCTCGGCGATTCCGACTCGGAGCTGGTGACTGAGTTGCGCGGCGAATTCCCGCTGTCGTCGGTGCGCGAAGATGCAACGGCGCTCGCCGATACCGTGCAGCGCGTGATGGATTGCGTGCACGGCAGCGAGGCGCACCCCGACCTCGCGCTCGATATTCGCGGCACCGCCTTCCAGGCGAAGGTCTGGGAAACGCTGCGCCGCATACCGCGCGGCGAAACCCGCAGCTACGCGCAGATCGCGCGGGCGCTGAAGCAACCGAAGGCGGTGCGGGCGGTGGCGCGCGCGATCGCGTCGAACCCGGTCGCAGTGATCGTCCCGTGCCATCGCGTGGTGCGCAGCGACGGATCGCTCGGCGGTTATCGCTGGGGACTGAAGCGGAAGGAAGAGTTGCTCGCGGCCGAGCGGAACCAGGAGTCGGTAGTCAAGAGTCAGTAGTCAGCGTCTTAGCGTTGCGGACATGAAAACGGCGCCGCTCAGGCAGCGCCGTTTTGAATTGGGGCCAGCGACCAGCGACCATCGCCCATCGACTGTCTTAGGAGAAGCGAATCTTTACATCCTTGTTCTTCTCCAGGTGGATGGCGTCAATGAAGCGCACCTTGCCGGTGGACCTGGTCAGAATGAGTGACGAGGTGCGCACGCCTTCGCCGAAGAAGCGCACGCCGCGCATCAGTCCGCCGTCGGTCACGCCGGTAGCGGCGAAGATCAACTGCTTGCCCGGCGCGAGGTCCTCGGCGGTGTAGACCTTGTTCTTGTCC from Terriglobia bacterium encodes:
- a CDS encoding addiction module protein; this translates as MSPEISDLLRRALALPVDERAALAHTLLDSLEVTDESVQQAWDDEVARRIGDLKAGKAVTVPWEQLHRELLAMVNER
- a CDS encoding N(4)-(beta-N-acetylglucosaminyl)-L-asparaginase, producing the protein MAIDRRTFLTAATLASLGLTLEAQEVKQKGGRAAEAKRDAPAVGGPPSKPVMVSSRNGWNGMDKGYQMLLQGGDTLDAVIAVGKTQEDDPNDDSVGLGGLPNEEGVVELDSCCMHGPTRRAGSVGGVRWTKNASLLAQAVMQHTAHVMLVGEGADRFAHAMGFPKDELLTERSRKAWLLWKESHRDSWWGPGLSDPNYKVPSDVQPPPPASAEWWEKKRRELEELAADLAIPLEWRGHCIDRVLFPTHGTIHCSAVTPKGEMSGMTTTCGLAWKIPGRCGDSPIIGAGSYTDQDVGSAGATGSGEENIRVAGAHTIVENMRHGMAPREAGLETLKRIARNYQHNPAKLRYVDMQYYILRKDGAYAGVSLWSHTASDKRRQFLVHDGSKRLEDMPYLFAGRPLSFPPQAREPFQRPNYGPSQPEKK
- a CDS encoding esterase family protein — translated: MIRRRAILLLILICLGISSALAQVGTAPRSYKQLPAAPHATVRDATFQSASLGREMKYRILLPAGYERSARRYPVLYLLHGLAGSYLDWDTKTHLEEFAAPLQLIIVMPDAGDSWYTNSAANPQDRFEDYIFKDLIREIDKTYRTIAARHARAIGGLSMGGYGALKFALKYPDLFVFAGSFSGAQTVAHDPDFKIPFGEKYNQQVREIYGASGSPTRAANDVYALAEKANPAALPYFWIACGTADGLLDSNRDFVALLQRRKIAYTYEEAPGGHSWAFWDEELPAMFRELSRHMELGPARPVLPPIMPVIQKPSPPRRP
- the ada gene encoding bifunctional DNA-binding transcriptional regulator/O6-methylguanine-DNA methyltransferase Ada; this encodes MPSHIGPQEFWQAVLHRDRRFQHLFVYAVRSTGVYCRPTCASRRPRREQVSFFPGPEAAERAGFRACRRCRPHENRFRDPQADLVQHICRYIDAHLEEPVNLSALSREAGLSAFHLQRTFKRVLGVSPLQYARVRRLLSLKSRLKSGDDVTSAMYAAGYGSSSRLYEHAAEQLGMTPGAYRSGGAGTEIRYAIAGSSVGRVLVAATERGVCAVRLGDSDSELVTELRGEFPLSSVREDATALADTVQRVMDCVHGSEAHPDLALDIRGTAFQAKVWETLRRIPRGETRSYAQIARALKQPKAVRAVARAIASNPVAVIVPCHRVVRSDGSLGGYRWGLKRKEELLAAERNQESVVKSQ